The genomic window CGCCTACGGCCACGTTGGGCCCGATCTTGCAGTTCTCGATAACCACGTCTTTTCCGATATGGCAAGGACCTTCGATTGTGGTTCCCGGGAAAGACGCTTCCTTGGAGTTGTCGTTCCGGTTCAAAACGTCGGCGTTAGTAGCGAGCAAGGTTTCAATCAGGCCGCAGTCCAACCACTTCTTGACCGGAGCTGTATGGAACTTGCAGCCCTTCTGGAGCATCATCTCCAGGGCGTCGGTCAGCTGGAACTCGTCCTTGGTACGGACGTCGTTGTCCATCAGGTACTTCAGGGATTCCTTCAGGACCTTCACGTCCTTGATAAAGTAAATGCCCACAATGGCCTCGTCGGAGACGAACTCCTGAGGCTTTTCCACCAGTTTCTGGATAGAGCCGGTTCCGTCGGTCACGGCCACGCCAAAGCGGGAGGGGTCCTTCACCTTGAAGGTGTACAGCACGTTTTCCGTCTCGTTCTTCAAAATAGACAGATCCGCCTCGAACAGCGTGTCGCCCAAGATAATCAGCATGGGCTCGTCGTCGTTCACGAAAGGCAGCGCCAGGGAAATAGCCTCTCCCAGCCCCTGGGGGTTCTCCTGACGGACGGTGCGGGTCTTGCCCCAGCATTCCCTATCCTTGAGGAAGGCGTCCATCTGGTCGGCCTTGTAGCCCGTAATAAAAATTGTCTCGGAGGGCTCCAGCGGGAGGGAGTCCTCTACAATCCAGTCTATAATCGTCTTGCCCGCGACGGGCAGCAAACACTTGGGGCGGTCTTCGGTATATGGACGGAGCCTCACTCCGCTACCGGCAACCGGCAGTACAATCTTCATAAAAAATCCTTGACACAAAAACTTTGCCGCGGTCAGCGGCAAAGGTGCATATAAGAAAAATATACATAAAAAAGGAGAAATAGACCTCACCCCAAAGCCATTTCGCAAGGAAATGCGATTAAGCGCACATCAATTCACCTGGAAGGTCGATTTTGTGGAATAAGTCCGCCTCAAATACAAAAAAAATGCCGAAATCTTGCGAATTTCGGCATTTCGTGGATGATGCAGGGGTCGAACCTGCGACCCGCTGATTAAGAGTCAGCTGCTCTACCAACTGAGCTAATCATCCATTGTCGCTTGGACGGGGTCAATTATAGAAAAGGGCGGTGCCGCTGTCAAGGGCTGAAAAAGCATTTTTTCAAAAAAATTTTTTCCAAAGCGATACGGCATGCGGTAATAGGGAAAGCGTTGTCAGTCATCGGTTTTCAGCTATGAGTTCTCAGTCATAGAAGAAGCAAGCCATGTTGAAAATCAGTAGTCAAACGTTACTCACGACTCAAAACTCACTACTCACAACACTCTACCTCATCTCTTTTTACACGATAATCCCTATCCCCTAGATCCTAAATCCTAGCCTCTATTAGCTATATTCCCCTCCATGAGCCTCAACACGAACCGCATGGACGCCTACCTGGCCTTCTTGGGAGTGGAACGGAACCTTTCGCCCAAGACCATCCAGAGCTACCAGGAAGACCTGCGGCATTTTATCGCCTGGCTAGACGAGGACGGCATCGACCTGAAAGAACTCACCCCCCAGAAACTGGACGAATTCCTGACTCTTACCGCAAGCCGCGCGGAATACTCCCCCACCTCCGTAGCGAGGCATTTTTCTAGCCTGCGGGGGTTCCTCAAGTACATGCAGAACCAGGGCGAGTACAACTTCAGCACGGAATCCATGCTGGAGCGTCCGAAACTCGGACACTACCTGCCGGAATACCTTACCCGCGAAGAAGTGGACAGCGTTTTCGAAAGTGCTGCCAACGGCAAGAACCCGCTGAGGGATACCGCCCTCTTCGAGCTCATGTACAGTGCAGGACTCCGTATTTCGGAAGCCCTGGGCATCAAGCTTTCGCAGCTGGACCTGGACAACGAGTGGCTCACGCCTATCGGTAAGGGCAACAAGCAGCGCCTGATTCCCCTGGGCAGCAAAGCAAAAGAAAATTTGAGGGCGTGGATCGAAGATGGCCGACCCCTCACCCACCCGACTACAGACAACATAATCCTAAACAAAAACGGCAAGCCCATGAGTCGCATGGGAGCCTGGAAAATTGTGCAACAGCACACGGCCCACCTGACCAAGCAGGTGTCGCCCCACACCTTCCGCCACAGCTTTGCCACCCACTGCCTGGAAGCGGGTATGGACCTGCGCGTTTTGCAAGAACTGCTAGGCCACGCCGACATCAGCACCACGCAAATTTATACGCATATCGACAAGGAATTCATCAAGCAAGAACATAGGCAGTTCCACCCGAGAGAAATGAGCGGGAAGTAAGCGGGGTATTAGGGGTGTCCCCTAGGAGAAGGGGTAGCGGAAGACTTGCCCTGGACCCTATCGCTGCTGTCATTCTGGAGCGTAGCGATAGAATCCAGGATGACAGAGGGGCAAGGCTGGAGCGACCTTTGGACACTTAGCGCTTTAGCGCTTAGTGTACATGGCCACCTTTAGGTGGTGCGGAAGGCTTTCCCCTTTGGGGATATTTTGCTACATTTACCCG from Fibrobacter sp. includes these protein-coding regions:
- a CDS encoding NTP transferase domain-containing protein, producing MKIVLPVAGSGVRLRPYTEDRPKCLLPVAGKTIIDWIVEDSLPLEPSETIFITGYKADQMDAFLKDRECWGKTRTVRQENPQGLGEAISLALPFVNDDEPMLIILGDTLFEADLSILKNETENVLYTFKVKDPSRFGVAVTDGTGSIQKLVEKPQEFVSDEAIVGIYFIKDVKVLKESLKYLMDNDVRTKDEFQLTDALEMMLQKGCKFHTAPVKKWLDCGLIETLLATNADVLNRNDNSKEASFPGTTIEGPCHIGKDVVIENCKIGPNVAVGDGCVLKNCSIKNAILWDRVQVKYGSIQDTILHR
- a CDS encoding tyrosine recombinase encodes the protein MSLNTNRMDAYLAFLGVERNLSPKTIQSYQEDLRHFIAWLDEDGIDLKELTPQKLDEFLTLTASRAEYSPTSVARHFSSLRGFLKYMQNQGEYNFSTESMLERPKLGHYLPEYLTREEVDSVFESAANGKNPLRDTALFELMYSAGLRISEALGIKLSQLDLDNEWLTPIGKGNKQRLIPLGSKAKENLRAWIEDGRPLTHPTTDNIILNKNGKPMSRMGAWKIVQQHTAHLTKQVSPHTFRHSFATHCLEAGMDLRVLQELLGHADISTTQIYTHIDKEFIKQEHRQFHPREMSGK